One genomic region from Cydia amplana chromosome Z, ilCydAmpl1.1, whole genome shotgun sequence encodes:
- the LOC134661065 gene encoding zinc finger protein 502-like: MAVAGNFQMLDVSGWTAFAPDARAANMCTTSVSDAPRSPRHQHKRRRLSRLLDKLSIQLQNNNHYPQWEKMPEDVPLDLSVKSKSPPAYSCDACGQTFTVHDRLAKHVASRHRNRVPESERAYECEICERRFARSDMLTRHARLHTGHKPYTCPACGQVFSRSDHLATHHRTHTGEKPYKCSACPYAACRRDMITRHMRTHTRRPQPA; encoded by the exons ATGGCGGTCGCCGGAAATTTTCAAATGCTGGATGTGAGCg GCTGGACAGCGTTCGCCCCAGATGCGCGCGCCGCCAACATGTGCACCACCAGCGTGAGCGACGCTCCGCGCAGCCCGCGCCACCAGCACAAGCGCAGGCGCCTCTCCCGGCTCCTCGACAAACTGTCCATCCAACTACAGAACAACAACCACTACCCCCAGTGGGAGAAGATGCCCGAAGATGTACCTCTAGATTTATCTGTCAAATCCAAATCTCCTCCAGCCTATTCTTGCGACGCTTGCGGACAGACGTTCACAGTGCACGACCGCTTGGCTAAGCACGTGGCGTCACGCCATCGGAACAGGGTGCCGGAGAGCGAGCGCGCATACGAGTGCGAGATATGCGAACGCCGCTTCGCGCGCTCCGATATGCTGACGCGCCACGCTCGTCTCCACACAGGGCATAAACCGTACACGTGTCCCGCTTGTGGCCAAGTGTTCTCCAGGTCTGACCATCTGGCGACGCATCACAGGACGCACACAGGTGAGAAACCCTACAAGTGCTCGGCGTGCCCGTACGCGGCGTGCCGCCGGGACATGATCACGCGCCACATGAGGACACACACGAGGCGACCGCAGCCCGCCTAG
- the LOC134661709 gene encoding proton-transporting V-type ATPase complex assembly regulator TMEM9-like: protein MITNAVIFLSIVIGTLGQVYEDKRCKCVCPSPAMVFNSTVSPQRKLYIADVPPSKCNCIEVVLPRLGDLRGREAEYCPRCECKYETRNTTVIKVVVITVVWLIALLLVYAGFLACLQPLMRRKRTYKDHSEEARHLMQSYGDED, encoded by the exons ATGATAACAAATGCAGTGATTTTTTTGTCTATTGTTATAGGAACTTTG GGTCAAGTGTACGAAGACAAGCGATGTAAATGCGTGTGCCCGAGCCCCGCCATGGTGTTCAACAGCACTGTGAGTCCGCAACGGAAGCTGTACATAGCTGACGTACCGCCCAGCAAGTG CAACTGCATAGAAGTGGTGCTGCCGCGGCTGGGCGACTTAAGAGGCCGAGAGGCCGAGTACTGCCCGAGGTGCGAGTGCAAATACGAGACGCGAAACACCACTGTTATTAAG gTGGTGGTAATAACGGTGGTCTGGCTAATAGCCTTACTGCTTGTCTACGCAGGATTCCTTGCTTGTCTGCAGCCACTTATGCGACGAAAGCGGACCTACAAGGACCACTCTGAAGAG GCTCGACATCTGATGCAAAGCTACGGCGACGAAGACTGA